The Fusarium falciforme chromosome 7, complete sequence genome window below encodes:
- a CDS encoding Non-specific serine/threonine protein kinase yields MTATHPIANGAPKLEQDPQAIIDQEMLDEISRHNDGVAEGFFERFFGRSPLDNSGKKAIDPLRRPFISRLPESEEELDLPGTSYHFLFSSTTEYTWAKVQVIGLKLDDEYYDHDSGLVKLYKYARKVFRSQPARRFLHGIYILGLVAELWVFDRAGIYHSPPLSLRDHPEGVAAILSSYLRLDDLDLGINPILHSDTTGTYILAKGENQSEAGLSQFYLEGEPISSPKDIVSTRPTCYRARLSTSTRPEFVVKFIWRVAAWMLGDWESENWGTGARRSEELMLRLVKKRKVSGVMQMFSHQKVDDRWGLRGGGMKVPASKGLLDDNTFTVRDSNLECMVVYPLGRPIARFRTVEEFLRGFRDAIAGYQSLHLDGKILHRDISPGNIMLAEDKKEGEPWGFLIDLDLSMELAVGPARPNEIIGTKAFMAIDVLRRVPRTYRQDLESFLYVFLWIAICGGDRKLPADSRLQRWLVGDWSELAQKKTEDMEDGNFPGIVAEFTPQFRALEGLAYRLRDIVFSPGPKSGDKEAEEMYSALISAVDDSLIFQVES; encoded by the coding sequence ATGACTGCGACTCACCCCATCGCCAATGGCGCCCCCAAGCTCGAACAAGACCCCCAAGCCATAATCGACCAGGAAATGCTCGATGAAATCAGTCGCCATAACGATGGGGTAGCCGAGGGCTTTTTCGAAAGGTTCTTCGGAAGATCGCCTTTGGACAACTCAGGCAAAAAAGCCATCGACCCCCTACGACGCCCTTTCATCTCTCGCCTACCAGAatcggaggaggagctcgaccTTCCCGGCACCTCGTATCACTTCCTCTTTTCAAGTACTACAGAGTATACCTGGGCCAAGGTCCAAGTTATCGGGCTTAAACTTGATGATGAGTATTATGACCACGACTCTGGCTTGGTGAAGCTCTACAAGTATGCCCGAAAGGTCTTCAGAAGCCAGCCAGCCCGTCGCTTTCTGCACGGAATATACATTCTCGGGCTAGTGGCGGAACTCTGGGTGTTTGACCGAGCTGGGATATATCATTCCCCCCCTTTGAGCCTGCGAGACCATCCAGAGGGAGTTGCAGCCATACTTTCAAGCTACTTACGCTTGGAtgatcttgaccttggcatcAATCCGATCCTCCACTCCGACACGACAGGGACATACATCTTGGCCAAGGGCGAGAATCAATCCGAAGCGGGGCTTTCTCAGTTTTATCTAGAAGGCGAACCTATCTCATCTCCTAAAGACATTGTGAGCACCAGACCCACGTGTTACCGAGCGAGGTTATCGACTTCGACAAGACCCGAATTCGTCGTCAAGTTCATTTGGAGAGTAGCAGCCTGGATGCTAGGAGATTGGGAATCAGAAAACTGGGGAACAGGAGCTCGTCGTTCCGAGGAATTAATGCTGCGACTTGTCAAGAAGCGCAAAGTCAGCGGCGTGATGCAAATGTTTAGCCACCAAAAGGTCGACGACAGGTGGGGTCTTCGCGGGGGAGGAATGAAGGTTCCAGCATCGAAAGGGTTACTCGACGACAATACATTCACAGTCCGGGACTCAAATTTGGAATGTATGGTCGTTTATCCGCTCGGTCGTCCCATTGCCCGTTTTCGAACGGTCGAAGAGTTCCTTCGAGGTTTCCGTGATGCCATCGCTGGGTATCAGTCGTTGCACCTGGATGGCAAGATTCTTCATCGAGATATATCACCGGGTAACATCATGCTTgctgaggacaagaaggaaggGGAACCATGGGGATTTCTTATCGACCTCGATCTGAGCATGGAACTTGCCGTGGGTCCAGCTCGACCAAATGAGATCATCGGAACCAAGGCATTCATGGCCATCGATGTGCTCAGGCGTGTACCACGCACATACCGCCAGGATCTAGAATCCTTCCTCTACGTGTTTCTGTGGATTGCTATCTGCGGCGGTGATCGGAAGTTGCCCGCTGATAGTCGGCTTCAACGCTGGCTGGTCGGAGACTGGAGTGAATTGGCCCAAAAGAAGACGGAGGATATGGAGGATGGGAATTTTCCTGGTATAGTGGCCGAGTTTACGCCCCAGTTTCGGGCTCTAGAGGGCCTGGCTTATAGGTTGCGAGACATTGTGTTCTCCCCGGGACCAAAATCTGGGgacaaggaggccgaggagatgtATTCTGCCTTGATCTCTGCAGTTGATGATTCTTTGATTTTTCAGGTTGAATCATAA
- a CDS encoding NmrA domain-containing protein — protein MVNIAVAGGTGKVGRTILEVLKSQTRHKPFLLTRKNAPSNDDSVTSVTVDYSDAASLTEALERHEIHTVICCLPYEGNALEVGQGNLIMASDASVHTKRFVPSAFGINYPKEAVEELPVLKHYFQAIETLRQSSLEWTIFQNGCFLDYWGHPHIKSYLRPSPFGIDIAGKVAAIPGDGDTRFTVTYSFDVAKYVVAALDLDEWPETTRIAGDIITWKEFVDLAENITGSKFEVFYDPIEKLERGELTELPSQVPCYATFPKPRFQWFMAIFSRWTADEEICYIPAELNAKFPDIQPMTVKAMLETYWRA, from the exons ATGGTGAATATCGCTGTAGCTGGAGGAACGGGCAAGGTGGGCAGAACCATTCTAGAGGTTTTGAAATCCCAGACCCGCCACAAGCCATTCCTTCTCACCAGAAAG AATGCGCCAAGCAACGATGATAGTGTCACGTCTGTGACGGTCGACTATTCCGATGCTGCCTCCCTGACGGAGGCTCTTGAGCGCCATGAGATTCATACTGTCATTTGCTGCTTGCCGTATGAAGGCAATGCTCTCGAGGTTGGACAAGGTAATTTGATCATGGCTTCCGACGCATCTGTCCATACCAAGCGGTTTGTGCCTAGTGCATTTGGGATCAACTATCCCAAGGA AGCCGTTGAAGAGCTTCCAGTCCTAAAGCATTACTTCCAAGCCATTGAAACTCTGCGACAGTCTTCCCTCGAGTGGACAATCTTCCAGAACGGGTGTTTTCTAGACTACTGGGGCCACCCGCATATCAAGTCTTACCTCCGCCCGTCTCCTTTCGGCATTGATATCGCGGGCAAGGTAGCAGCCATCCCAGGCGATGGAGATACTCGCTTCACGGTGACATACTCGTTTGACGTTGCCAAATACGTGGTGGCAGCTCTGGACCTTGATGAATGGCCCGAAACCACGAGAATTGCGGGCGACATCATAACCTGGAAGGAATTTGTCGACTTGGCTGAAAATATAACGG GGTCTAAGTTCGAGGTTTTCTACGATCCTATCGAGAAACTCGAGAGGGGCGAATTAACCGAATTGCCTTCGCAGGTTCCGTGTTACGCTACATTCCCCAAGCCTCGGTTTCAGTGGTTCATGGCTATTTTCTCCAGGTGGACGGCTGATGAAGAAATCTGTTACATTCCAGCAGAGCTCAACGCCAAGTTTCCTGACATACAGCCAATGACTGTCAAGGCCATGTTGGAGACATACTGGAGGGCGTGA